The DNA segment GGGGCAGGACTCAGCTGGTGCAAGCTGGCAGAATGGGACAAAGGGTGCTCAAGATCACGTTGTACtcgcagctaaaaataaaaatgtggagTCCAGAGTCAAAGGAAAGGCAGCGTttcagaggagctgcagcagttATGGCTGCCCTCCCACTGAGCATTTGGGTATTTATTGGCATACTGAAGTGCTAAAAGCAACAGTAATTCCGTGAAGCTCTTAGTGCTGCTGTTCACAGGAGGGGAGCTATGAACTCTGTGCAACTCTAGACACGTCTTCACTAAAGGTTGTCTGAATTGCTGGAGCCATTTGCTTAGTGCATTGCCTGACTAGTCTGTGCATAACAGAATATTGAAATCCTTCACTTTCTTCTTCAATGCAGCCATGGAAATAAAGAAGTGTTCTCCTGCCGAGGAATCCTTCTGGCTGTCCAGTGGTTTTGGGAACGGGGACACAAGGATATTACAGTCTTTGTGCCGTCTTGGAGGAAGGAGCAGCCGCGACCAGATGTACTTATAACAGGTGTGGAAATATGAAAACCAAAAGTAGCTTTTCAGGCTTACTGCTTTGTCACTTAATGAGCTTGCAAAGTTCTGGCTAGTTAGAAATTAACTTATGAATGGAAGATCTGAGCAGTAGGAGATCTGGTAAGCTGAGCTGACCAGTGAGAATTAGTCATTAACTTGTCCCCTGAGCGAGTTCTTGCATGGATCAGCTGGAATAATTCAGAGAACAAAGAATGTTGTACTACTCTGCCTCCTAACTTCTTGTCTCTTAGTacttgcattttttcctctttcctcttagaCTGTATGGAACTTCTACATGCTAAAAGTTTAAACTCCCATCAAGCTTTATTTGTCAGAATTATTCAAATTGAGGGGAGTTTGCTCTGAAGTTGCAAACAGTTGAGATGTCTGAGTAACTCCGCACAGAGGTGTGTGCAGTATGGCACCACAAGAGATAGGAGCCTGCCAGTCTTAAACATGCATCGCTGTGTGTGTGAAGGACGGTGTGGATGGGACTTGCTGTGGTACAGCAGCCTCGGAGTGTTCTCGGTGCCAGGCAGGACTGGGGCGAGGAATCCACCTCTGACAGCCTGATGGATGAGATGAGAATGTAGGCTGGGTTGTGGAGAGATTAAATGACTTCACATGaattttgttgtttatttgtaaTGTTTCTTTACCTGTGCAAAGGCCTTTGGGCTGTGTAAGTAAATTCCCGGTTGTGTTTGTTCTAGACCAGTACATTCTCCGTGaccttgaaaagaagaaaattctggtCTTCACTCCTTCCAGGCGGGTTGGAGGCAAGCGTGTTGTCTGTTACGATGATAGATTCATTGTGAAACTGGCACACGAGTCAGATGGCATTGTGGTTTCTAACGATACTTATCGGGACCTGCAGAACGAGCGTCCTGAGTGGAAGAAATTCATTGAGGAACGTCTTCTGATGTACTCCTTTGTTAACGACAAGTATGTTCctattcttcctttgcttttaaaacagctGTGTGACTATGCTGTCTGGTTTTACTGAAGCAATGTCAAGTGATGCGTGAAAAGAGCAAAATGCTGgtacagaatggaaaaaaaaaatcctgtagagATATTTTTTTGATAGAAGGAAGTGTGGTGGGAAGAACTGCCCAGCTGTAGCGAGGTACAAAGGCAGAAGGAATTGGCGCCATCCTAATAGCTGGTCATGGTTTGAGCTAGGAGTTCTGCCAAGGTGGAGTTCCTAGGAGAGCTCCAGGGCTTGATTTCCTCACAGGATAGTTGTTAGCAGCCCCAGCAGTAAGTGCTAATTCTGGTCAGCAGCCGAGCACAAAACCCCTTCTGTGCCCGAGGTGAATCACTCTGTGCCAGCCATCACCAGGTGACAGGGTAGTTCCACTGCAGTGAAATGGGAAAGCTTTTGGGGCTCAGAGATATTTTAACCTTCAATGGGATGGGAGACTTCCAGATGAAATGAAACCCTGACCCAAGAAAGTGAACTGCTCCTGATTGAGACTTATTTTTCTTTAGGTTTATGCCTCCAGATGATCCCTTAGGGCGACACGGCCCCAGCCTGGATAACTTCCTCAGAAAGAAACCTGTTGTGCCAGAACACAAGAAGCAGCAGTGCCCTTATGGTAAGACCTGCCTTTTGAACATGGAGACTGAGGTCTCTGTGCAAGTGTAATACATGCATTTTCTCAAATTCAGCTGTTCATTCCATGCTCTGCCATTCCTTGCAGGGAAGAAATGCACTTACGGAATTAAGTGTAAATTCTACCACCCTGAAAGGATCAATCAGCCCCAGCGCTCGTTAGCTGATGAACTCCGAGCCAATGCAAGGTTGTCTCCTACCAGAACTATCACTgccaaggaggagaaaaagggcaAAAGAGGCTCCCAGGCAGAGTTCTTGTGCTCTGCGCCTGTGGAGAGTGATAAAAGCTCTTTGCAGaaggtctctgcagagaggaaaagcttGACCCACAAAGCCAAGCCCAGTGATGTTCCACTTCAGGTGAAAGGCTGTGTGTCAGGCAGTGTCCCTGCCTGCAGCGGGAGCCACCGGGCCTCCGACAGGTACCAGCAGCCTCATATGGACTCTCTGTCTTATATCTCTCAGGAGCATCTCGACTCAGGCATTGGGTCTCTGGAGAACCAACTGTCTGACATGTGGCCTTACAGAAGTGCTGGTCACTGTGATCATTCCCACACTGACCAGGTGCCCCTCTGCACCTGCGGCAGGCAGAGACCACTTTACCCACATTCTCCCAGCTTAGAGCAGAACGGTCTGATCTCTTACAAGCATGGTTCCCATAAATCTTCCTCCTCTGGTGCTAGCTTCTTGCAGTATAGCCCTGAGATGTCTCCCTCAGGAGCTCCCCACTCTTTCTCAGGCTATGGGGTACCCGTAcacccagctaatgctggccagTACAGCTTGCCCAGCGAGTATAACACCCCTCCACCCCATTCTCGGGAGTACTGGTCTGAACCCTACCAGATGCCACCTCCTCAAGGGAGATCTGCCAGCGTGCGGGATCCTCGCTCGGTACAGAGAACCCCAGGGCCGGCGTACGGAGACTCCTGCCAGTGGGCTGTCTCTGACCAGTTTGCAGAGGAGCGGGCCAATGTGCACGTCAAGCTGTGTGGCATATTCCACCCCCATTTGGTTGATGCCGTGATGAGCCGTTTCCCTCGGCTGCTGGATCCCCAACGGCTCGCTGCAGAGATTCTGACGTACAAGTCACAGAACCCAGGTCTGTGAAGCGGGTGCCGGGACAGCCAGGCACGTGGAGAGCTGAGGGACGATGTTAGCTCTGTAGCTGCCACAGATGCCTTCTGAGGGCTCCTCCTTATTCCTTGGAAGTACCAGGCTCTGGTTGGAGGCTGGATATCAGATTTGCTCACAGCAAATTCTGCTCTAGATGTCAGCGTGCCCCCTCTTAGAGAGGTGAGAGCACCCTTGAGTCCTGTCTTCCCCAGGGCCTGTTGCGGAGGCTCTGGGTGATGCACCGGAGCagagcctgcagctgcagagcagggttTTTCCTTTGGGGTGTGTGGCGAGTCAGGCACCCCCTAAATTCCCGCAGTTCAGACCTGACTCCTCCCAGTAGCTGCAGCTTTGAGGTGGCTTAGTGTGTTTCCAGGCATGGGGAGGGAATCGGGGGGCTTGTAAAGATGAGGGGACGCCGCCTTTGCAGTGGCGTGAGGCTTGTTTGTGAAGACTGAAATGCATTGTCTGGGCCATTCTGAGCTCTTAACTAAGCCTCTTTACTAAATCCTACTATGCAGATCTGTGGAAACTGTTGCATTATAAATCTAGTATGAAGCTGGGTTTAGCTGACTTCAGTTTGGTTTGATTGGTGCACTTCTTTAACGATGCTTTCCACACCCCTCCCACTTACCTCCCTGAGGTGAGGTAATTCTCCAGTACGTACCACAAGTGCTTCTCCAGCAGTGTGGCTCCCAGAAACAAGAGGAGCCGGGAGTGCAATCCTTACTCGGAGTGAGAGACCTGACactgccccagagctgcagccagtCATGTCTGGCACTGGCTGAGAAATGCAGTTGTCAGAGGATGGGGTGACCACGTTGTTGATGCTGCTGCCCTGGAACCCTGACCTTGGCTGGAAAGGGGTGGTGGGCGATCTTTGCAGCACCCACAGGGGGGATTTATGATGTGCCTTTAGTCTTCAGACAGCAATAATTCTGAGCGTTCAGCCACGCCTGGACTGCTGCCAGTCCTGTTCCTAAGCATTCCCTGGGATTTTCCTCTATAAAGCTGTTGCTTCATCTTCTTTCTTACTAATGTTTTTCTGTCCCCTTCAGCTTCGTCAAGCTATAGCAGCatccaaaaatatagaataagaCTTATTTGGCAAGACTGTTCCCTGTTCGTTCCCTCTTACTCTGTGAGATGTTTTTTACTGTAGATACTGTAACAgattttaaatatgcaaaaccAATTGCTGTAGTAATTGGTTCTGGTCCTGGGATTTCACTGTGCTTAGAAGGCAAAGATGTTTCTTGCACTTGCAGGCCAGAAGCAGTTGATTTGTTGATACACATtgtatctgggtttttttgttatgtttttttttaaatatgtccaTCTTGTGGTTAAACCAAGGTCCTTGAGTGGCAAATTGTGACGGGGGGAGTGGAGCCGGCTGTCCCTGAGAGCGGTTCCGTCTCTCGCTGTTCTTCCCTCTGACTGTCCGAGGCGTGACCTACCCAGAGTGGCACCATGTGCCGTAAAACCACAGGGACACAGAAACCTGTATGCCTGGTTAATTATGATACATTACAAATTAGTAATGTTTCATGTTAGTAAGCAAAATGCTTCTTAATTTTAAGTAACCTGATACTTTGCATATTTGTAAATTACAGGAAAAATGGTTTTTAATGTTATTGTCCAGCAACTTGCTGCTGGTTTTAATTAGTTCGGTTCTCGACTCAGCCATTGTGTTACTTGGCGTGGTGTGTATTGTTTTTCTGGTGCAATTCTggtatctgctgcttctcttgcaaTCGGAAGACTAACATTTTGTACTCACAAGCTGACTTTTTACTGAGCTCTGTGTATTGCTGTGCAGTGTATAGTTTATGTACCGAATGGAGGCAGCTGTGTAAAAGCCACGGCGAAGTAAGAACTTGTGTTATATGAATAAAAACTGCCCAGTTAAATTACTTGGTCTCTGGTGGCTCTTTGGAAGACCATTCACTATTTTGGCTGTCTTTGCAGGAAGGTCAGGGAAATGGTCCTTCCTCCCGGGGGTTCCTCTCCAGTCCGAGATCTCCGtgtgcagtggcagcagcgggcTGGTGCCGTGCCGGTTGGTGCAGTGTGACAGCTCAAAAACCCGACTTGCTGTAGCTGATAAGTGTGTCCCTGTCTGCTGTTCACTGGCATCACCGCAGTCTCGCTGCACTGGGGAGGCACTGGTGGCCCAGGTGCCCTGAGGCAGGAGGTGCTGGCACCCAGCTCTGACCGCAGTGGTGGGGGGTGTTCGGGTGCTAATGAATAGTTCACTCATaattattttggaataaataGTGCGGGCTGTGCTTCAGTTTTCATGGGCGGTTCCACAGTCCAGGCTGGAGGTAAATACACGTTTTATCCAGTTACACAGTACCTCTGTCAGAGGCCGAGCATGGCAATGGGATAATGCGCTGAGCATAACATGTCAAGACGTTGCTCTAAAGCTTTGTTATGAACTGGGAAGGGAATGCAGTAGCAGTATCAACGCTCACATTTCTGAATGAGGATCCTCCCCTCCCACCTGCACAACAGCGTGTTCTTATCTGACTTGTTAAATAACTTTATGGTCTTTATTCAAATTTGTGTTGTTAATTTAATATAGGGCAGTGACTTTCTAGTTAATCAAAAACAAGGGAAGCAGGTGCTCCTGGAGATAGTGCTTTGTTTCAAAAAACAAATCTGAACGTCAGAGTCTGAAAGGTCACTTATTGGCTGTGGGAGAGGAACGCTCCTGAGTGTCGGAAGTGacccagctctgtgtgtgtgcgatGGGTCTTGACGGGGAGGGCACTGAGTGATGTGTGACAGATGTGATCAGACCTTTTAACCAGGTGAagacttttctgctgtttgtcgTGGAGTCTGTAGTTGAAAAATGCTGCAGGATTTTAAGGCTGGTCTTCCAGTAAAATACATTACTAGATAATTTTAGTTTAGATGTTGGGGaatgttaattttcatttctatCGAAGCTGGACTGATACACCTGAAGGGATTGGTGCAGAAGCAGAGGTTCATTACCATAACGAGGAAGGGAAGAGCTTGGTTATGATGTCACTTTCTGCAGTGACAGTCCTGGCGGCACAGATTGATTTGGGAGGGTCAGTCCCTAACACAGATCTGGTCAAAATTATTCCCACAAACGGCAGCGATGTGTCCTGCTGTGCCACCCAGGAAACTCAGCCCAAACCTAGCCGCTCTCTCTCTGGATTCTCTCATTCTCTCAGACGAGGGTCCTGCGTGAGTGAACCTGTACCTCCTGCCTCTGGAGCATCCTCCGAGTGTAAGTACCACTGTCTCCTGTGTCCCGCATTCTTCTGGGCCCGTTCCCTGCTGTGCCCAGGAGATGGGGAAGGTGGGAAATGCTGATCAGAACTGTCCCTGCTGCAGATTTGTCCCTGCACTGAGTCAGAGGAGCTGCCTCCCTGCGCCCACCCCGGGCTGCTGCGCTCACCCTGATCTTATTGTGGAAATTTCACGATGCATCCTGTGGCTCACCACTTCCTCGGGGCACGGCGGAGGGAGGGCCTGTCACGGCTGCTGTGTGTTTGCACCGTGTATCTTATCCATCTAAACCAGGTTAGATCTTCCTGTCGGCTCTGATCTGCTAGAGTTAAGGAGGTCACATGCAGGCGCTGTTGAAAGGTCCCCATGCTGCCGCGGGGTTCCTCTGCCGCCATCCTGTTGCCCTGTGCAGGGGTGAAGCCCTGTGCTCAGCCCCtggctcctctcccagcagcgTTTCCTACCCCAACAGGGTGAGGAACGGCTGCTGCTCCCCTCGAGAGGGGGAGATCCCAGGCTGAGCTGGAGATCAGGGTGCAGAAGGCTCCTGGAAAGTGCACATCcatgggaaggggaaagagagctGTTGAGATGGCCCAAGGCTGTTCTGTTGGGTGGTGGGGCCAACAGGAGCTGTCTCAACGGCCAGGAGCTCTGCAAAACTGCTGCTGAGCCCATCCACTGCCAGCTCCTTGCTCCCAAACCCAGGGTGCCATCTGTCCCCCTCCGGCAGTGGTCCAGTCACTCTCACCATcatctcctgaggtccctgctGGAGCCAGGTGCCTGCTCtcagcaggaggaggtggctgtggcTGTGTCCTCCCCAGAAGAGCGAGGTGGTGTGAAGGGACCCAGGGAGGGTGGGTCAGGGGAGGAAAAACTTTGATGTGGAAGTGAGGAGGGTGAGCGGGGGTGCTTGTGAAGAGGAATGGTGTGTTTTGGGGATAGAGAACAGTCTCTTCTGGCACAACGGGGAAGGCAAAGAAATAGATGGAAAAGGTAAATATCATCAAAGGAAAGACTCTGCTTCCATTGCACAACGAAAGGATGAACCCACAGGGGAAGAGCCCTCCTTCAGAGGTCAGTGCTGAGGGATAGCTtggctttttaatttgttttttttaaaatctatactcggggaaggaaggaaggggaagctgTGCTGTGGCAGAGGTCAGGGGAGAGACTGCTGCGTTCTCGTCTCTCCTTCCCTTGTGTGGTCGGTGGCCCAGGAAGGACACTGGGTGGTCACTGCAGCCCCTGATCCCAGCCCAGTGGGGCTATGGCTCCCGGTGCCTGTGGGCCAGCCTGCTCTTGGGCCTTTGCTCGCTGCTCCCTGGCTGCCTTTGCCC comes from the Numenius arquata chromosome 21, bNumArq3.hap1.1, whole genome shotgun sequence genome and includes:
- the ZC3H12A gene encoding endoribonuclease ZC3H12A — translated: MSAGSLSALPGWPEALPAASPPASRLRERMSGREPSESRGPGGLPGAEPPEEPGSPGREPCDPSEMQLKVDFFRKLGYSSEEIHVVLQKLGLNADTNTVLGELVKHGPAEREGGEAPPEAKEAPLVPRGGATNKSPAPPPAPEETEGENLKPIVIDGSNVAMSHGNKEVFSCRGILLAVQWFWERGHKDITVFVPSWRKEQPRPDVLITDQYILRDLEKKKILVFTPSRRVGGKRVVCYDDRFIVKLAHESDGIVVSNDTYRDLQNERPEWKKFIEERLLMYSFVNDKFMPPDDPLGRHGPSLDNFLRKKPVVPEHKKQQCPYGKKCTYGIKCKFYHPERINQPQRSLADELRANARLSPTRTITAKEEKKGKRGSQAEFLCSAPVESDKSSLQKVSAERKSLTHKAKPSDVPLQVKGCVSGSVPACSGSHRASDRYQQPHMDSLSYISQEHLDSGIGSLENQLSDMWPYRSAGHCDHSHTDQVPLCTCGRQRPLYPHSPSLEQNGLISYKHGSHKSSSSGASFLQYSPEMSPSGAPHSFSGYGVPVHPANAGQYSLPSEYNTPPPHSREYWSEPYQMPPPQGRSASVRDPRSVQRTPGPAYGDSCQWAVSDQFAEERANVHVKLCGIFHPHLVDAVMSRFPRLLDPQRLAAEILTYKSQNPGL